The Halomicrobium zhouii region CGAGCACGGGACGGAGACCCGGGGCTACGTCCGCGTTCACCAGTTCAACAAGGTCGAACTCGTCAACTTCGTCCGCCCGGAGGAGAGCTACGACCGCCTGGAGGGGCTCCTCGACGAGGCGACGGAGGTCCTCGACCGCCTGGAACTCCCCTACCGCGTGCTCGACATGTGCACCGGCGACATGGGCTTCACCCAGGCCAAGAAGTACGACGTCGAGGTGTGGGCCCCCGGCGACGACATGGACGAGGGCCCCGCGGAGGGCGGGCGCTGGCTCGAAGTCTCCAGCGTCTCGAACTTCGAGGAGTTCCAGGCCCGCCGCGCCGGCATCCACTACCGGCCCGAGCGCCACGAGTCGGCGGAGTACCTCCACACGCTCAACGGCAGCGGCGTCGCCGCGCCGCGCGTCATCGTCGCCATCCTGGAGTACTACCAGAACCCCGATGGTACGGTCGACGTCCCCGAGGCGCTCCAGCCCTACATGGGCGGCCAGGAAGTCATCGAGGGCCACGACCCCATCGGCGAGACCGCTGTCGGCGAGGGCGACGGGGAATAACGACAACGAGTACCGGTCCTGATGTTCGATTTCTCGCAGGTTGAGCGGGACGAACTGAAGCTGGCTCTGGGGACAGCCGTCGGCATCGGCGTCGTCTCGTTCGCGACGTCGATGGCCGACGGGCTCGCCGGCCGACTGGGCTGGGCGGTCGCCATGGCCGCCGTCGCGGCGCTCACCGTGGTGCTGCTTACGGCACTCGACTAAGGAGCGTCCTCACCTCGACCGAGCTCACGACTCGGCCTCGCCGCCTTTCCACGTCTCGCGCGTGGGGTTGACGACGAGGTAGTCGTCGAGGCCCTGGATGCTGGAGGCGGGGAGGCGGACGCGTCCGTCGTCCGTCCGGTCGAAGCCGTGGAGGTCCCCCTCGGGAGTGACGACGACGGAGACGAGTTCGCCGGTCGTCGTGTTCATCGTGACGTTGTGCACCGTGCCGAGGCG contains the following coding sequences:
- a CDS encoding PRC-barrel domain-containing protein; translation: MRQVLATQLSDRPVMGADGERLGTVHNVTMNTTTGELVSVVVTPEGDLHGFDRTDDGRVRLPASSIQGLDDYLVVNPTRETWKGGEAES